DNA sequence from the Podospora pseudocomata strain CBS 415.72m chromosome 2 map unlocalized CBS415.72m_2.2, whole genome shotgun sequence genome:
cctcctacgtccccctcccccgcctcaaATCCgacgtcgccgtcgtcggccTCAACTGCCCCTACGCGCGCGACCCCGAAAACATGAACTGCACCCACACAGCCATGATCGAGTCTTTTTGTGCCGAAATCCGGCGCCGCCAACCCCACGGGCCATATCACCTAGGCGGGTGGTCCTCGGGTGGGGCGTTCGCCTACGTCGTGGCGGAGGCGCTGGTGAATtccggggaggaggtcgggagcatcatcatcatcgacgcGCCGGTGCCAcaggtgatggagaagttACCGGATAGCTTTTACAAGCATTGTAATAGTGTGGGGTTGTTTGCGAATCAGCCtggggggcaggggggtAGTGCTGAGCCGCCGGGGTATTTGATTCCGCATTTtcaggcggtggtggatgtcaTGTTGGATTACAAGGTTGCTCCGCTTAAAGCCATCAGTGGTAGGATGCCCAAGGTGGGCTTGATTTGGGCTGCGGAGACTGTGTTGAAGGAGAGCGAGGCGCCGAAGATGAAGGGGATGCATTTtatggtgaagaagagggttgATTTTGGACCGgatgggtgggatggggtgcTGCCTGGGGCCGAGTTTGATATTGTGAAGGCGGAGGGGGCGAATCATTTTACGCTTATGGTGAGTGGACTGATTTGTTGTGAGGAATGTGAAGATGGGATGTTGGCTAACGAACAGAACAGAGCAAGGAGTATGTCGGGTTGATTAGCGATCTGATTGACCGTGTTATGAGTGGTTACACTGGGTGAGAAGATATGGGGAAGGGTTACGACTGTGACGAAGTTATGAGTTCTATTCACTGTATCTAGGCGAGTAGGGATATTTTGAGTTCGTTGGCGTTTTCTGGATGGTCAGGCTTGAACTTGTATCTCTGATCTCTTATGACCAGTTGGGGTTTTATTGCTAATCCCTTGTCCTTCGTATTGCTACCTCGTTCGTTCTGGAGAAATGGTTCATTCGATTCACGTTAATGGGCGTAACCCCTAAATGTCTTATTGCTCGCTccactcccatcaccactgtTCATTCCTCAACTGTGGGAGGTATTACTCCCGGCGGATTGGTCAAGCAGGTTGCTCCAGGGCTTCGGCCTGAGGCCCACTTATTGGTGAGGGGATAGGAAAAGGTTTTTGCTCTCTGGAGCTGTTTGTTTGAGTATCTAAGAATATCATCAACTATTACACATCTCTGAGGACgtacaacatcaacccaccCGGCCCCTCAGATTACACCCGCCCCCACTCCTCCGCTAACCACTCCAAAACCAGCATGCCACTGCCCGCGCCACCAAAacactcatcatcatcatcatcatcatcatccctaGAGTCACAAACTACAAATAAGCCCATGCTCACACACTAACTACTTCTCACCGTCACGGTCGCATAAGCAGGCAACCCGGGAGCCTCAGCATACATACCAATCGCGAAAAAAGGCGCCATTGGGCCATACAAAAATGTCACCCCCTCTCTCAACCGttcccccaccctccccatcgcccCCTTGACTAGGAACCCCATCAATGGCATCCATTTTTCTCTCACATTCCCCCTCGCCGTGACGCCCACTGCCTTTCCGTGAAGCCGTTCCCTCGTCGTGGCAAGCTCGCACATCGCCGCCCCAAGATCGGCGTAACTAAGCGCGACGTCTTGCTTTTCGTCTGCGCGGGTGATGAGAGAATATCCCGTCGGGTGGGACTCGTGAAGCGTGGGCGGGTCGATGAGTATGTAATTTAACAACCCGTTTCTGGAAGCTGGAATGTAGAGGTTGCATGCCTGTTCTAGGTCGGAGTAGCTGTTGTGGAGACAGAAACTGACAATGGAGTGGACTAGCTTGGGCacttgggaggagagggcggggtTGAGGCTTGCGGTGCGGAGTTGGAGGAttgtggggggttggtagTGGCTCTTGTTGGTGagcgagatggtggtgagggaggagatgatggctgatgcggtggtggagtggagGGTTGTGCCGGGGTTGCTGGCGTTGGTGCCGACGCAGTTGAGGATTGTGGTTGCTGAGGTTAGGCAGGGGTTTAGGGAgtggggagaggtggaggtgccTTCGAAGATGTGGATtttgaaaggggggggagggcgggatgagaggagggttgggaaggtttggaggagtttgggTTTGGAGCGGACGAGGATGTTGAGTTGGATTAGGTCttgaggggggttttggaggaggtggcggaggacGCTGGTGCCGGTTGCGCCGGTAGCTCCGAGGAGGGCGTAGGTGgacatgttgatgatgggtgagCTTCTTTTGGTGGCGTTTACCTATGGATAGTCAGTCTCTTTCACCACGGGTGTATTGATGCCTACATGTATGCGTGGAATAGGTAGGTGAGTGATGGGTGGCGATCTGGCTTGCtgttggttgatgaagcTACTGCAATATCGGTGTACGATATTTCGGGGAGCGAATTCGTTGGCAAGTGCTCGTCGTACCGCACAATTGTGTCGCTATCCTGACTCAACTAAGCAACTTTTTGCTTTGGTGTCAGCCCAAATGACGTTATGGACATGTATTAGGAGTCATCGTTCATCAAGACAAACTTGAAGCCATGCAAGAAGTTAATGGTAGCAGAAGTCGCATTCGCCCTTTCCAATTCACCTTGGTCTGCATTCGTGTACATGCTACCTAATAGTACCAACGTGTACATCCAATCCCTTACTTTGGAACCGTGACAATAATAGACTGCATCTTGGAGTCATACTGATGAATCTCCACAATCTTCAACCCAGCCTCGCTCAACAGCGCCTCCCACTCAGGCTTGGTTCGCTCAACGCCTCCCAAGCTGTTCATCATAATCAAATCCATGTACGCCGACTGCCAAGGCACGCCCATTTCAGGAAGCACCACGTCGTCGATGATCAAACACGAGTCCGGGCCCATGGCAGGAATGATGTTCTTCAAGATCTGCAGAGATTCCTTGTCGGGCCAGTCGTGGAGCACATGACGGAGATAATACAGCTTGGCCCCCTTGACAGTCTGTGGGCCGAAGAAGTCGTGCTCGACAAACTCGATGCCCGGAACCGGCCTGGCACCCGCCAGAGTTTGCGGGATGTCTTGGACAATAACTCGGccggggaggttgggaaaCTTTGCCTTGAATGCGATGGCCTGCTGACCAAACCCTCCGCCTATGTCTACCAAGACGGTCTCGTCGGGCTTGGTGGCAAGGGAACCGAGCCTCTCCTCGACGGGGTACTTGTCTACCCAATGAACTGGGCGTTCCAGTGCCATCAGGTGGCCTAGGCTCTTCATGTGCTTTGGGTGTTGAGGCATCCACTCAAAGAGCGTCAGGTCAGTGTTGAAGGCTTTCTGGAAGACGGTCTGcttgttggaggtgatgtTTTGGTACTTGGTCTCGGCGAGAAAGTCGGGCATGGCCTGGGTACACGGGCCGGGAATATCGAAGCTACAGAAATAGTTAGCTTCTGACGTTCTGGAGTCGTTGAGAGGGAGACTGACAGTTGGCAAATAGCACCCGCCGCATTGGGGTTCGAAAAGACCTTGGTGAAGGCGCTGGCGGTGTATTCGTACTTCCCGGTCTCTTTCACGAGGCCAAATGCCGCCATGGTACGAAGGAGGCGTGCTGCTATGCATCAGTATTCCGAGCATCTGTTGCTGAACGTGAATCCATGATCCGTACCCAAAAGTTGTGCCGAGGCCCCAGTTTTCTCAGTCAGCTGGCTCAGCGTGACAGGAATATCACTCTGTGTGAGGGTCGTGAAAATGTCGAGGTCGATGCCAATCTTGGCCAGAGCCAGTTGAAGAGGCTTCAAGCACTGTTAGCCCCCTATATCTGACTAGATGGATGCCGTAAAGTAAAGGAAAACATACCCCGCTGGTGAGTCTCATAACAACATCCCAGTCTGAATAGAAGCCAACTTGCAGCTCACGGATGTAGCCCTGGATCTCTCTTTTCCCGGCGTCCTCTGCCTTGGCGTAGAGCTCTTTGATCTGATTGAAGATTGACTCCATATTGACAGTATGTAGTGGAACAGTACCTAGTGCGTGGTGGAAGGTAATACCGTGGTATTCTGTGTGACAACTTTGGGCTGCGAGAGATGTCCTCAAGTAATATGGGTCTAAACCGGGAAAGGGATGGGTGTACTGATTTACTCCGAGATATCGGTAAAACACAATTCGGATTGTGAACATCTATGGAAGCGGGTATTCACCCAGATAGCGATATGTCCAGGGCATGTAATGATACAACAGTCCCGTCAAGGCAAAGTAAATGCCATCCCACGGAAATTTGACATGGTCCGACGTTGGCAGCACGCTGACATTCCGCATACCGTACTTTCCCTCCTCACTGGCCGCTATCTCCACCATTCCAGCCGCCAGGTCCAAGAAGGAAAGCGGCGTCTTGGCTGTCTCGGTGCTGATCTCGTGGCCACTCTGCCGGTCATGAACCAACCCTCCGGGCTTGACAAAGACGGAAGTCACCCAGCCCTGTTGCGCTCGCAGGAACTTCTCGGCTTCAGCGAGGTCCTTGTAGAGATATGACACGGCAGTGCTGAGGATCGAGTGAACAAAGGCAGGAACGTCTCCGCAGAAGGACTCCTCGAgtgaggctgaggagagCTGGATGAGTTTCGGAAGCCGTGGGTGAGAGTTGTGCTGGTCGGCCTCATGCCGAATCCGATCGAGAGCCGAGATGACAACCGATGCCGTGTCCCGAGCCACGGTGCAACCTGGCATATTGTCCACTATTGCAACCGCGAGGAACACGGCCCGGGTACCGCGGATGCAGTCGGCAATGAGCGAGATATCGTCGAGATGACCTTCAAACACCTTCACctgcttgttgctggcggCTTCGGGGCAGACCCGGAAGAGCTTCTCTTTGGACCGACAATAGGCGTTGACCCGGTTGACGGGTGACTGCAGGAGGATTTGCATCAGAGCTTTGCCCGTGTTGCCTGTGGCACCAAGCACTGCATAAGAAGGCATCGTTGATAGCTATCCCGAGCCAGCACGGCAAACGCTTTGTGGAATGAGATGAGGGAAAGTCGATTATCGCACATGCCTAAGTACCTTAGCTGGGAGGGCCCTTCCTGTCAGCAACGCCAAGTCCGAGGCGTTCTCGGTGACCGATACCCCTCCCCGATGCAGCTGTCATGGCCGGTACAGTACCTGATTGGCGTACAAGTTAACACTCTTtcctcagcatcaacgagCAGTTGAGGTGCTCTGTCAAGTTTCTGCTTCCAATTCACAACCGCAATGGCTTTCCCAAGAGAAAGATGCATCCCCAAAGAGATCTCCCCGTATAACATTCAACTTTCGGCTAAAGACACTCCAGGCAATACCCACGTCAAGGTTTTGACCCAAGAAAGCGCAGACAAGGTCTCTGAGCTGCTGATGGTAAATCATGTACGCTACCACACTCTCTTTGATGCCGTGGGCTTCCACAGTAAGTTCGCAAACGCATTGTACTGTAAACTGTATGAAACGGCTTCTGACATGGCTCTGTAGACCACACCGTGCACCATCTTCTCACACTTTGGGCCCTGGGCGCCACTCCATCAGAGGTGCAGGCCATGTACGATCTCAACAAGCCGTACCAAGCCCTCATCCAGTACCATCCAGCGTCAGTAGCTGCGGTTAAACTGAAAGAACCTGCATTCTTCAAGCAGTGCATTGGAAACCTGAACTACTACCAGGACTACGTTCGGTTTTTCCAAGACGAGATTGCCGTGAGGGGGGTCCCGGCTGTCGTGAACGAGTACCTGTTCAAGGGGGATGAGTTATCCGACGACATTTTTGCGCGCATGCATTCTGGCTTTCTTCATCCCATGATCCACCTCGGCTGTGGCCTGGAGTTTAGCCAACCCTGTCTCGTCGCCGAGGCTCTCGCAGCGGGGTGTGTTCATGACGAATGGCCAGAGTGGTTCATCTTCCCAGTGGAGGAATATTTCAAGTCGAACCCGGATGTCCCATCAAAATCGCTGCTGGAAATCGTCACTAGTCTTCAAAACGACCCCGTCATTGCTAACGCCGTGACACCTGATGACCCCCTCAACAAGATATCTGACGGCCTCTTGAAAAAGGTGGCCAAAGAGCTGGTGCCATATCTGGCCTCATACCAAGTCGATGCAACACCCGAGGACCTCCAACAAAAGACCACCGCCATGATACACACCTGCGCGTACATTCTCGGGGCAGCCCAGCATCCCGGCAAGGTAGAAGCTATCGACTTTGTCATGCTTCACATGTCCACGCTGGGAATCTTCTACCCGACCTTTATGGCACAAGATTGGATCTCCAACGAAAACAAGAAGCGGATGCTGCAGTGGAAGGCTTGGGGAGACGCGGTGATGTATGCCGGGTGCGGATGTCCCAAGCTGTACCCTGAGAGGGTTACTGGGTACACCCCTAAGCGCCCCCACGACGGCTGGCCAGAACTCTGTTACCGGGCCAATGTCTATGGTGACGATGGACACATTTCCAAGGTCATCCGGGCTATGCTAAACACCCAGGAGCTACCCGAACCGGTAGAAGGATTCCCCCTGGCGAAGAAGGATTTCTTCAAGATTGCGCATCTGGCTTTGGACTCTGTGGAGAGGATGCTGGAGCCAGGACAGTACAAAGTCCCTGATAAGATCAAAAAGACTGTGGCAGAAGAAATGCGACAAGATGAGGAGATTGTTAGGGTAATGGTGCGGTGGGTGCGTTGGTGCGGTGTGGAAGGATCGTGGGATAACTTCCCGGACCTTGTTGAGAAATCACGGGGTGAGGAGGCAGTGGTTGGAGATGCTAGAATCGCTGCGACATAACTTGGTATCATCACTTGTCCTGTACTGCTTATTTGCCAAGACATAATCCACAGCCTGGTGCTCTAGAATCCGATTTAAAAATAGATACATATTATGACCTCTTCTATTTCATGTAGTATACTACTATATCGTTATTAGCCTTATATTAATACAAGCGTATTGCATGTTATCCCAGGCCGAGAATCCCACTTTGAGAATC
Encoded proteins:
- a CDS encoding uncharacterized protein (COG:E; EggNog:ENOG503PA1W; antiSMASH:Cluster_2), whose protein sequence is MSTYALLGATGATGTSVLRHLLQNPPQDLIQLNILVRSKPKLLQTFPTLLSSRPPPPFKIHIFEGTSTSPHSLNPCLTSATTILNCVGTNASNPGTTLHSTTASAIISSLTTISLTNKSHYQPPTILQLRTASLNPALSSQVPKLVHSIVSFCLHNSYSDLEQACNLYIPASRNGLLNYILIDPPTLHESHPTGYSLITRADEKQDVALSYADLGAAMCELATTRERLHGKAVGVTARGNVREKWMPLMGFLVKGAMGRVGERLREGVTFLYGPMAPFFAIVCDSRDDDDDDDDECFGGAGSGMLVLEWLAEEWGRV
- a CDS encoding uncharacterized protein (SMCOG1042:O-methyltransferase; EggNog:ENOG503NVCR; COG:S; antiSMASH:Cluster_2) — encoded protein: MFTIRIVFYRYLGVNQYTHPFPGLDPYYLRTSLAAQSCHTEYHGITFHHALGTVPLHTVNMESIFNQIKELYAKAEDAGKREIQGYIRELQVGFYSDWDVVMRLTSGPLQLALAKIGIDLDIFTTLTQSDIPVTLSQLTEKTGASAQLLARLLRTMAAFGLVKETGKYEYTASAFTKVFSNPNAAGAICQLFDIPGPCTQAMPDFLAETKYQNITSNKQTVFQKAFNTDLTLFEWMPQHPKHMKSLGHLMALERPVHWVDKYPVEERLGSLATKPDETVLVDIGGGFGQQAIAFKAKFPNLPGRVIVQDIPQTLAGARPVPGIEFVEHDFFGPQTVKGAKLYYLRHVLHDWPDKESLQILKNIIPAMGPDSCLIIDDVVLPEMGVPWQSAYMDLIMMNSLGGVERTKPEWEALLSEAGLKIVEIHQYDSKMQSIIVTVPK
- a CDS encoding uncharacterized protein (COG:S; EggNog:ENOG503NZA8; antiSMASH:Cluster_2) produces the protein MPSYAVLGATGNTGKALMQILLQSPVNRVNAYCRSKEKLFRVCPEAASNKQVKVFEGHLDDISLIADCIRGTRAVFLAVAIVDNMPGCTVARDTASVVISALDRIRHEADQHNSHPRLPKLIQLSSASLEESFCGDVPAFVHSILSTAVSYLYKDLAEAEKFLRAQQGWVTSVFVKPGGLVHDRQSGHEISTETAKTPLSFLDLAAGMVEIAASEEGKYGMRNVSVLPTSDHVKFPWDGIYFALTGLLYHYMPWTYRYLGEYPLP
- a CDS encoding uncharacterized protein (COG:S; EggNog:ENOG503NVNJ; antiSMASH:Cluster_2), translating into MAFPRERCIPKEISPYNIQLSAKDTPGNTHVKVLTQESADKVSELLMVNHVRYHTLFDAVGFHNHTVHHLLTLWALGATPSEVQAMYDLNKPYQALIQYHPASVAAVKLKEPAFFKQCIGNLNYYQDYVRFFQDEIAVRGVPAVVNEYLFKGDELSDDIFARMHSGFLHPMIHLGCGLEFSQPCLVAEALAAGCVHDEWPEWFIFPVEEYFKSNPDVPSKSLLEIVTSLQNDPVIANAVTPDDPLNKISDGLLKKVAKELVPYLASYQVDATPEDLQQKTTAMIHTCAYILGAAQHPGKVEAIDFVMLHMSTLGIFYPTFMAQDWISNENKKRMLQWKAWGDAVMYAGCGCPKLYPERVTGYTPKRPHDGWPELCYRANVYGDDGHISKVIRAMLNTQELPEPVEGFPLAKKDFFKIAHLALDSVERMLEPGQYKVPDKIKKTVAEEMRQDEEIVRVMVRWVRWCGVEGSWDNFPDLVEKSRGEEAVVGDARIAAT